In Streptomyces sp. P3, one DNA window encodes the following:
- a CDS encoding enoyl-CoA hydratase/isomerase family protein — protein MPYKDTGHLQIEDRGAVLIVRLDGGPHGVFGLDMAGRLDKLVKRVDRDPGIRAVVFTGTHPERFVSHAAVRWLQEEGAASPKVGRRGASAVARLARRTRALAPVVSRTPMRGAAQLDRLHATFLRMNASGVVFVAALNGSALGLGAEFAWACDLRVMADGDFFIGQPEILLGIIPGGGGTQRLTRLIGTHKSLVAILEGKPFTPEEALANGAVDEVVAQDEVVARATALAQHFGARSKGSVEAAKRSVYFGGSLGLPEGLHVERTEFFTRVMSKDGQELMRDYIATAEATGELPLYRPDTYAEALASGSVPGLHPAGGR, from the coding sequence ATGCCATACAAAGACACGGGTCATCTACAGATCGAGGACCGCGGAGCGGTTCTGATCGTCAGGCTCGACGGCGGCCCGCACGGCGTGTTCGGCCTCGACATGGCCGGCCGGCTGGACAAGCTGGTGAAGCGGGTCGATCGCGACCCGGGTATCCGTGCCGTCGTCTTCACCGGAACCCATCCCGAGCGGTTCGTCAGCCACGCCGCGGTCCGGTGGCTGCAGGAGGAGGGCGCCGCCAGCCCCAAGGTCGGCCGACGCGGCGCCTCCGCGGTGGCTCGCCTGGCCCGGCGGACGCGCGCGCTGGCCCCCGTCGTGAGCAGGACCCCGATGCGCGGAGCCGCCCAGCTCGACCGCCTGCACGCCACGTTCCTGCGGATGAACGCGAGCGGAGTCGTCTTCGTCGCCGCCCTCAACGGCTCGGCGCTCGGTCTCGGCGCGGAGTTCGCCTGGGCCTGCGATCTGCGGGTCATGGCCGACGGTGACTTCTTCATCGGTCAGCCGGAAATCCTCCTCGGCATCATTCCGGGTGGTGGCGGCACCCAGCGGCTGACTCGCCTGATCGGCACCCACAAGTCGCTGGTGGCCATCCTCGAAGGCAAGCCGTTCACGCCCGAAGAGGCACTCGCCAACGGAGCCGTCGACGAGGTCGTGGCGCAGGACGAGGTCGTCGCGAGAGCGACCGCGCTCGCCCAGCACTTCGGAGCACGGTCCAAGGGGTCCGTCGAAGCCGCCAAGAGGTCCGTGTACTTCGGCGGCTCGCTGGGGTTGCCGGAGGGACTGCACGTCGAACGCACCGAGTTCTTCACGCGAGTCATGTCGAAGGACGGCCAGGAACTCATGCGCGACTACATCGCGACGGCTGAGGCCACCGGCGAGCTCCCGCTCTACAGGCCGGACACGTACGCGGAGGCCCTCGCCTCGGGCAGCGTGCCCGGGCTTCACCCGGCCGGCGGACGGTGA
- a CDS encoding alpha/beta hydrolase has translation MTTPQPFTRYDVVFPSGDSSCAGWLHLPAGVVSPPVVVLGHGLGATREMRLDAFAERFAQAGIASLAFTYRHFGDSGGRPRQLLSIKRQLTDWDSAIDYVKSRHDVDPDRVAVWGSSFGGGHAISVASRHPELRAAVAQCPFTDGLASALALGPLASLRITPVLARDLVSRMRGRAPVMVPIAAPPGSPALMNAPDALPGYEALQPPGKTFRNEVAARVIPTIAAYRPGRAAKKVAIPILFCVSDTDSVTPPARTLRYAATAPQGEIRRYGAGHFDFYTGETFEALVGDQIEFLTRQLAPTPAASTP, from the coding sequence ATGACCACACCCCAGCCCTTCACCCGTTACGACGTCGTCTTCCCCTCCGGCGACAGCAGTTGCGCCGGGTGGCTCCATCTCCCCGCGGGCGTCGTCTCCCCACCCGTCGTCGTCCTCGGGCACGGTCTCGGCGCCACCCGTGAGATGCGCCTGGACGCCTTCGCCGAGCGCTTCGCCCAGGCCGGCATCGCCTCCCTGGCCTTCACCTACCGGCATTTCGGCGACAGCGGCGGCCGCCCTCGCCAGCTCCTGTCGATCAAACGCCAACTCACCGACTGGGACTCGGCAATCGACTACGTGAAGTCGCGCCACGACGTCGACCCCGACCGTGTCGCGGTGTGGGGCAGTTCGTTCGGCGGCGGCCATGCCATCTCCGTCGCCTCACGCCATCCCGAACTGCGCGCGGCCGTGGCCCAGTGCCCGTTCACCGATGGTCTCGCCTCCGCGCTCGCGCTCGGACCCCTCGCCTCACTCAGGATCACTCCCGTGCTGGCCCGGGATCTGGTGTCCAGGATGCGCGGCAGGGCGCCCGTGATGGTTCCCATCGCGGCCCCTCCCGGTTCGCCGGCTCTCATGAACGCTCCGGACGCACTGCCCGGCTACGAAGCACTGCAGCCGCCCGGAAAGACGTTCCGCAACGAGGTGGCGGCACGCGTCATCCCGACCATCGCCGCCTACCGGCCCGGACGTGCGGCGAAGAAGGTCGCCATCCCGATCCTCTTCTGCGTCAGCGACACGGACTCCGTCACGCCTCCCGCCCGGACCCTCCGCTACGCGGCAACCGCGCCCCAGGGGGAGATCAGGAGGTACGGCGCCGGCCACTTCGACTTCTACACCGGCGAGACCTTCGAGGCACTGGTGGGCGACCAGATCGAGTTCCTCACCCGCCAGTTGGCACCGACGCCCGCCGCGTCGACTCCATGA
- a CDS encoding TetR/AcrR family transcriptional regulator, with product MQAAVGLLAEQGPSAIKARAVATASGLSTMVVYSHFGGIPELMRAVADHGFTELGSAFARVPVTEDPIADLFAMALTCRRVARENPHLYDLMFGLSTRATYRPLADTDLRLSGHSPAFRSAHAHVVAACERLVGSGRVVRQEPEAVAAQLWSVVHGYITLELAEHFVEFDDAVVQVLLPMGVNFSVGLGDDRARAEASHEVGARLYDSIVQGG from the coding sequence GTGCAGGCCGCCGTCGGCCTGCTGGCCGAGCAGGGACCCTCGGCCATCAAGGCACGCGCGGTGGCAACCGCGAGCGGACTGTCGACGATGGTGGTCTACAGCCACTTCGGCGGGATCCCCGAACTGATGCGTGCCGTCGCCGACCACGGATTCACCGAGCTGGGCAGCGCCTTTGCCCGGGTGCCCGTTACGGAGGATCCGATCGCGGATCTGTTCGCCATGGCCCTGACCTGTCGCCGAGTGGCCCGCGAGAACCCTCACCTCTACGACCTGATGTTCGGGCTGTCCACGCGTGCGACGTACCGGCCCCTGGCGGATACCGACCTTCGTCTCAGTGGGCATTCGCCGGCCTTCCGATCCGCCCACGCTCACGTTGTCGCGGCGTGTGAGCGGCTCGTGGGTTCCGGCCGGGTCGTTCGACAGGAGCCTGAAGCGGTGGCCGCCCAGTTGTGGAGTGTGGTCCACGGTTACATCACCCTCGAGTTGGCGGAGCACTTCGTCGAGTTCGACGACGCGGTGGTGCAGGTGCTGTTGCCGATGGGAGTGAACTTCTCCGTCGGGCTGGGCGACGACCGGGCACGTGCCGAGGCCTCGCACGAGGTCGGAGCGCGCCTTTACGACTCGATCGTGCAGGGCGGTTGA
- a CDS encoding SDR family oxidoreductase, whose translation MKRDLRGRNLVVTGAARGIGEKVARLASARGARVTLIGLEPDRLRDLARDLGPTAAWREADVRDAAALRSAIDDAARIMGGIDLVVANAGVVAYGTVRQTDEASFERVLDINLNGVFRTLKYATPHLERSRGHVLVVASALSFMPLAAMASYGASKAAAELLALTYRQEVAHLGITVGVVHPSWIDTDLVRGAEGDLPSFQSLRRRLPYPGNVTTSADRAAAAIVDGLARRRSRVYVPRAVVVANWAKAMLNSPLAWPWTRRFAARAVPALEREVAALGRQDQLTPRSGAPAAEPGSS comes from the coding sequence ATGAAACGTGACTTGCGGGGCAGAAACCTGGTCGTGACCGGAGCGGCCCGTGGCATCGGCGAGAAGGTGGCACGCCTGGCCTCCGCCCGAGGCGCTCGGGTGACCCTGATCGGGCTGGAGCCCGATCGACTGCGTGACCTCGCCCGCGATCTGGGCCCCACCGCCGCATGGCGCGAGGCCGACGTGCGCGACGCCGCCGCCCTGCGGTCGGCGATCGACGACGCCGCGCGGATCATGGGCGGCATCGATCTCGTCGTCGCCAACGCCGGTGTGGTGGCGTACGGGACGGTGAGACAGACGGACGAGGCATCGTTCGAGCGGGTGCTGGACATCAACCTCAACGGCGTCTTCCGCACCCTGAAGTACGCGACACCGCACCTGGAGCGCAGCCGCGGCCATGTGCTGGTCGTGGCCTCCGCGCTGTCCTTCATGCCGCTGGCCGCGATGGCCTCGTACGGCGCGAGCAAGGCCGCGGCCGAACTGCTCGCCCTGACCTACCGTCAGGAGGTGGCGCACCTCGGGATCACGGTCGGTGTCGTCCACCCGTCCTGGATCGACACCGACCTCGTCCGGGGCGCCGAGGGAGACCTTCCCTCGTTCCAGAGCCTGCGCCGACGGCTGCCGTATCCGGGCAACGTGACCACGAGTGCCGACCGAGCGGCTGCCGCGATCGTCGACGGGCTCGCGCGCCGCCGCAGCCGCGTATACGTGCCGCGCGCGGTCGTCGTGGCCAACTGGGCGAAGGCGATGCTGAATTCGCCGTTGGCCTGGCCGTGGACGAGACGCTTCGCGGCCCGGGCGGTTCCCGCTCTCGAACGAGAGGTCGCGGCACTGGGGAGGCAGGACCAGCTCACACCCCGTTCCGGGGCCCCCGCCGCCGAGCCCGGATCGTCCTAG
- a CDS encoding alpha/beta fold hydrolase, whose protein sequence is MPRIELSSGPIDYQDTGGEGPVLVFGHGLPMNETQWRKVVPLLDGYRCVLPTLPLGGHRQPMHPDADLSQRGVARLLGEFIEGLGLGQVTLVLNDWGGGQFLVSEGQDQHIARLVLVACEAFDNFPPGPAKAMAQVCRVPGGVWLLTRLMRVPAFRHSRGGYGGMSLRGVPDEIMDDWFAPATRSRAIRRDLAKFATGAPERKTLLAWSERLRDFDRPVLVVWATEDRLMPREHGPRLAELYPQGRLIEIADSSTLIPEDQPERLARELTDFLIQTGAEPVRHVS, encoded by the coding sequence GCCACGGTCTGCCGATGAACGAGACCCAGTGGCGCAAGGTGGTCCCGCTGTTGGACGGATACCGCTGCGTCCTGCCCACGCTGCCCCTGGGTGGCCACCGTCAGCCGATGCACCCGGATGCCGACCTGTCCCAGCGCGGTGTCGCCCGCCTCCTGGGTGAGTTCATCGAGGGCCTCGGTCTGGGCCAGGTGACCCTCGTACTCAATGACTGGGGCGGGGGCCAGTTCCTGGTGTCGGAAGGGCAGGACCAGCACATCGCGCGCCTGGTGCTGGTGGCCTGCGAAGCCTTCGACAACTTTCCCCCAGGGCCGGCCAAGGCCATGGCGCAGGTGTGCAGGGTTCCGGGCGGCGTCTGGCTCCTGACGCGCCTCATGCGCGTCCCCGCCTTCCGTCACAGCCGGGGCGGATACGGCGGGATGAGCCTGCGTGGGGTCCCCGACGAGATCATGGACGACTGGTTCGCTCCCGCCACCCGCAGCAGGGCCATCCGCAGGGACCTCGCCAAGTTCGCCACCGGGGCACCCGAGCGCAAGACCCTGCTCGCCTGGAGCGAGCGGCTTCGTGACTTCGACCGCCCGGTACTGGTCGTCTGGGCGACCGAGGACCGGTTGATGCCGCGTGAGCACGGCCCCCGGCTGGCCGAGTTGTACCCGCAGGGTCGACTGATCGAGATCGCGGACTCATCCACCCTCATCCCCGAGGACCAGCCCGAACGGCTCGCCCGAGAACTCACCGACTTCCTGATCCAGACCGGAGCAGAACCGGTCCGACACGTCTCCTGA
- a CDS encoding helix-turn-helix domain-containing protein → MDVPNEARADAETAPGLERDMPNCSIARTLEIVGEKWTILILREVWYGSSRFGDFERVLGCPRNLLATRLRKLVEEGVLATEKYKEPGTRSRPKCVITPEGIDLVPAVIGLMRWGDRHCSAPDGSPLLMRHHACGAHVEVRLRCLEGHPVPVEELDRVPGPGFRTKPVERDG, encoded by the coding sequence ATGGATGTGCCGAATGAAGCCCGGGCGGATGCCGAGACGGCCCCCGGCCTCGAGCGGGACATGCCGAACTGCTCGATCGCGCGGACCTTGGAGATCGTCGGGGAGAAATGGACGATCCTGATCCTTCGGGAGGTCTGGTACGGCTCGTCCCGGTTCGGTGACTTCGAACGCGTCCTCGGATGTCCTCGCAACCTGCTCGCGACACGACTGCGGAAGCTGGTGGAGGAAGGGGTCCTGGCCACCGAGAAGTACAAGGAGCCGGGCACGCGGAGTCGGCCGAAGTGCGTGATCACCCCCGAGGGCATCGATCTGGTGCCGGCGGTGATCGGGCTCATGCGGTGGGGTGACCGGCACTGCTCCGCCCCGGACGGGTCCCCGTTGCTGATGCGCCATCACGCGTGCGGCGCGCATGTCGAGGTCCGGCTGCGCTGCCTGGAAGGCCACCCTGTGCCTGTGGAGGAACTGGACCGCGTCCCCGGCCCTGGATTTCGCACCAAGCCGGTCGAGCGGGACGGGTGA
- a CDS encoding alpha/beta hydrolase fold domain-containing protein, with the protein MGVSKEAQEFAEFLAGVSAKAATPGLDLGIVRDIVDSNHKASTEPEGVTYAEVDADGVPALWAIPEGAAPGKALLHLHFGGSVTASMHSDRKAAGHIAKAAGVRSLVVDFRLAPEHPYPAQLDDVETAYRWLLSQGYEPRNIGSTGHSIGGTLAILLPLRLLAKGEPTPGAIVSVSPWTDLTLQNRSVDANEANDRMLSRAILELFRGAWVQDPSLDVADPRVSIANADLTGLPPTLVYYGEYETLADDGAGLGRRLADFKVTSETHGVPEGQHSFVLGAGRVPEVDEAIRRMGQWLRTHLGA; encoded by the coding sequence ATGGGCGTCAGCAAAGAAGCGCAGGAGTTCGCGGAGTTCCTCGCCGGCGTGAGTGCGAAGGCGGCGACCCCGGGCCTCGACCTGGGCATCGTCCGCGACATCGTCGACTCGAACCACAAGGCGTCGACCGAACCGGAAGGCGTCACCTACGCCGAGGTCGACGCGGACGGCGTACCCGCCCTGTGGGCCATCCCCGAGGGCGCCGCCCCCGGCAAGGCGCTGCTCCACCTCCACTTCGGCGGATCGGTCACCGCCTCGATGCACTCCGACCGCAAGGCCGCCGGCCACATCGCCAAGGCTGCCGGAGTCCGCTCCCTGGTCGTGGACTTCCGCCTGGCGCCCGAGCACCCTTACCCGGCGCAGCTCGACGACGTCGAGACGGCCTACCGATGGCTGCTCTCCCAGGGATACGAGCCCCGGAACATCGGCAGCACCGGCCACTCCATCGGGGGCACGCTCGCGATCCTGCTGCCGCTGCGCCTGCTGGCCAAGGGCGAGCCCACCCCCGGTGCGATCGTCAGCGTGTCGCCCTGGACCGACCTGACCCTCCAGAACAGGTCCGTGGACGCCAACGAGGCGAACGACAGGATGCTCAGCCGCGCCATCCTCGAACTCTTCCGGGGGGCCTGGGTGCAGGACCCGTCCCTGGACGTCGCCGACCCCCGCGTCAGCATCGCCAACGCCGACCTGACCGGCCTGCCGCCCACGCTGGTCTACTACGGAGAGTACGAGACCCTCGCCGACGACGGTGCCGGACTCGGGCGCCGGCTCGCCGACTTCAAGGTCACCTCCGAGACCCACGGGGTTCCCGAGGGCCAGCACTCGTTCGTCCTGGGCGCGGGCCGCGTGCCCGAGGTGGACGAGGCGATCAGGCGGATGGGACAGTGGCTCCGCACGCACCTGGGCGCCTGA
- a CDS encoding class I adenylate-forming enzyme family protein produces MNFASLPDRRADLDPHGFAVSDGRQSLTNTQLLHRVRATAHRLRDLGIGPGDVVALKLTNRVEFVLLLFGAWRLGATITPVNPSMTDVEIARQLDDSGARLLIVEDGPAGVADGVATLAVGDLYEEATPPDQEPHPDSSALALLIYTSGTTGVPKGVMLDHANIDAMAEMGRQALELGPSDRCLLILPLFHVNGIVVSVLTPLLAGAGVVIAGRRFDPQGFFDLVEQERPTFFSAVPTIYSMLAALPDDVRPDTSSLRFAVCGAAPASAELLTRFEARYGFPLVEGYGLSEGTCGSTLNPVAGPRRAGTVGLPFPGQEIRIVDADGTDAAPGTDGEVLVRGANVMRGYLGRPEETARVVVDGWLHTGDVGHLDTEGYLTLVGRSKDMIIRGGENIYPKEIEDVLAADPSVLETAVIGVPDEKWGEAVVAYIQARPGLTVDPTTLQARCERSLTGYKRPTSYVVVDAIAKNAVGKIDKASLRAAHAAASAGS; encoded by the coding sequence ATGAATTTCGCTTCCCTGCCCGACCGCCGGGCCGATCTCGATCCCCACGGGTTCGCGGTCTCGGACGGGCGCCAGTCACTCACCAACACTCAGTTGCTGCACCGGGTCCGGGCGACGGCTCACCGGCTGCGGGACCTCGGCATCGGTCCCGGTGATGTCGTGGCGCTCAAGCTGACGAACCGTGTCGAGTTCGTGCTCCTGCTGTTCGGCGCCTGGCGGCTGGGCGCCACCATCACACCGGTCAACCCGAGTATGACCGACGTCGAGATCGCTCGGCAGCTCGACGACTCCGGTGCACGCCTGCTCATAGTGGAGGACGGGCCTGCCGGCGTCGCCGACGGTGTCGCCACGCTCGCCGTCGGCGACCTGTACGAAGAAGCGACACCGCCGGACCAGGAGCCGCATCCGGACTCGTCCGCTCTGGCGCTGCTCATCTACACCAGCGGCACGACCGGCGTTCCGAAGGGCGTGATGCTCGATCACGCCAACATCGACGCCATGGCGGAGATGGGGCGCCAGGCGCTCGAGTTGGGGCCGAGCGACCGCTGCCTGCTGATCCTGCCGCTCTTCCACGTCAACGGCATCGTGGTCAGCGTCCTGACGCCGCTGCTCGCCGGCGCCGGTGTCGTCATCGCGGGCCGCCGCTTCGATCCCCAGGGCTTCTTCGACCTAGTCGAGCAGGAGCGTCCCACCTTCTTCAGCGCCGTTCCCACGATCTACAGCATGCTCGCGGCACTCCCGGACGACGTTCGACCCGACACGTCCTCCCTGCGGTTCGCCGTCTGCGGGGCGGCACCCGCATCGGCCGAACTGCTGACCCGGTTCGAGGCGCGGTACGGGTTTCCGCTCGTCGAGGGGTACGGGCTGTCCGAGGGGACCTGCGGCTCCACCCTCAACCCGGTCGCGGGCCCTCGGCGTGCCGGAACCGTGGGACTTCCCTTTCCGGGGCAGGAGATCCGGATCGTCGACGCCGACGGCACCGATGCGGCACCGGGCACGGACGGTGAGGTACTCGTCCGGGGAGCCAATGTCATGCGGGGCTACCTCGGCCGACCGGAGGAAACGGCCCGGGTCGTCGTCGACGGCTGGTTGCACACCGGCGATGTGGGTCATCTCGACACCGAGGGTTATCTGACCCTGGTCGGGCGTTCGAAGGACATGATCATCCGAGGAGGCGAGAACATCTACCCCAAGGAGATCGAGGACGTCCTGGCGGCCGATCCGTCCGTGCTCGAGACCGCTGTGATCGGCGTGCCCGACGAGAAGTGGGGAGAGGCGGTCGTCGCCTACATACAGGCACGACCGGGCCTGACCGTCGATCCGACGACGCTGCAAGCCCGCTGCGAACGCAGCCTCACCGGCTACAAGCGACCGACCTCGTACGTCGTGGTGGACGCGATCGCGAAGAACGCGGTCGGCAAGATCGACAAGGCGTCGTTGCGGGCGGCCCACGCGGCGGCCTCCGCCGGTTCGTGA
- a CDS encoding NADP-dependent oxidoreductase, whose amino-acid sequence MKAFVVEKYGKDGLSAADVPEPTVGDRDVLVKVSAASINPLDKMVRNGEFKQLLKYKAPFVLGHDVAGVVTRVGSAVRDIKVGDEVYARPRDLRIGGFAEFIAIDQDDVAPKPTSLTLEEAAAVPLVALAAWQILVDRARVKPGQKVLVHAGAGGLGSTVVQLAKHLGATVATTTGTATEELVRSLGADIVIDYTREDFSKVLSGYDLVLDSVGGANLEKSLTVLKPGGLAVGVVGPPDAAFAKQLGAPSFLGPIMNTLSRKIRKQAKALGVRYQFFFMQADGSQLRKLGALYDGGQLRPVIDQVFPFDRTLEAMAHVEQGRTKAGKVVVSMGPDTH is encoded by the coding sequence ATGAAGGCATTCGTCGTCGAGAAGTACGGCAAGGACGGCCTGTCCGCCGCCGACGTACCCGAGCCCACCGTCGGGGATCGAGACGTCCTGGTGAAGGTGAGCGCCGCGAGCATCAACCCGTTGGACAAGATGGTCCGTAACGGGGAGTTCAAGCAACTCCTGAAGTACAAGGCTCCCTTCGTGCTCGGCCACGACGTGGCCGGCGTCGTGACACGGGTCGGCTCCGCCGTACGCGACATCAAGGTCGGCGACGAGGTGTACGCACGTCCGCGCGACCTGCGGATCGGCGGTTTCGCCGAGTTCATCGCGATCGACCAGGACGACGTCGCACCCAAGCCGACGTCGCTCACCCTGGAGGAGGCGGCTGCGGTGCCGCTGGTGGCCTTGGCCGCCTGGCAGATCCTCGTCGACCGTGCCCGTGTGAAGCCGGGCCAGAAAGTCCTCGTCCACGCCGGTGCCGGTGGCCTCGGGTCAACGGTCGTCCAGCTCGCCAAGCACCTCGGCGCCACGGTGGCGACAACCACGGGCACCGCGACCGAGGAGTTGGTGAGGAGCCTCGGCGCCGACATCGTCATCGACTACACCAGGGAGGACTTCTCGAAGGTCCTGTCCGGTTACGACCTCGTGCTGGACTCCGTCGGAGGGGCCAATCTCGAGAAGTCGCTGACCGTGCTGAAGCCCGGCGGCCTTGCCGTGGGCGTCGTCGGGCCGCCGGACGCCGCCTTCGCCAAGCAGCTCGGCGCCCCCTCCTTCCTGGGCCCGATCATGAACACGCTCAGTCGTAAGATCCGCAAGCAGGCCAAGGCGCTGGGCGTGCGCTACCAGTTCTTCTTCATGCAGGCCGACGGCTCCCAGCTGCGCAAACTCGGCGCCCTGTACGACGGCGGGCAGCTTCGCCCGGTCATCGACCAGGTCTTTCCGTTCGACCGGACTCTTGAGGCGATGGCGCACGTCGAGCAGGGCCGTACCAAGGCCGGCAAGGTCGTGGTGTCGATGGGGCCCGACACCCACTGA